In Chryseobacterium lactis, a single genomic region encodes these proteins:
- a CDS encoding restriction endonuclease, which produces MFLNTQAQHSIEEYHEKLKAIGALSKLFSESDKPYIQYRIAENIFCDVFNAENLARADGAYDAVINKFGIGIKTFVLNGNSKVEKVAEFNADSSLLRTLRGMELAKKLADLRNERILIADRAYDTNNRVYHIIGRDKGVIKIFEDSYDLVDKESIEIISDTAVTLKFKDTFNEYTFNHSKSVLMKRFVVPDNCQTLEIEILNDPISLLRNAIANPSTLIESISSYTEPTNQITQNELAPGEDYIILPLYSAKRKASRQNHIVPEKSQLNQWNAGGRARDYGEVYIPIPADIRDLAPNFLPPREVPFTLVIPSGEELSAKVCQDNGKALMTNPNNALSDWMLRDILNLGEGEILTYDRLIEIGYDSVKITKTTDNKFYIDFTKLDEYETFLEAF; this is translated from the coding sequence ATGTTTTTAAATACACAGGCACAGCATAGTATTGAAGAATATCATGAAAAGTTAAAGGCTATAGGAGCTCTCTCGAAGCTTTTTAGTGAATCTGATAAGCCTTATATTCAGTATAGAATTGCTGAAAATATATTTTGTGATGTTTTTAATGCTGAAAATCTTGCTAGAGCTGATGGAGCATATGATGCAGTTATAAATAAATTTGGAATTGGGATTAAAACTTTCGTATTGAATGGTAATTCTAAAGTTGAAAAAGTAGCTGAATTTAATGCAGATAGTTCCCTACTTAGAACACTTAGAGGAATGGAGCTGGCAAAAAAATTGGCTGATCTAAGAAATGAAAGAATCTTAATTGCAGATAGAGCATATGATACTAACAACAGGGTTTATCATATAATTGGAAGAGATAAAGGTGTAATTAAAATCTTTGAAGACAGCTATGATCTAGTAGATAAAGAATCTATTGAAATAATTTCTGATACAGCTGTTACATTAAAATTCAAAGATACCTTTAATGAATATACTTTTAACCACTCAAAAAGTGTATTAATGAAAAGGTTTGTAGTACCTGATAATTGCCAAACTTTGGAAATTGAGATTCTTAATGATCCAATTTCTTTATTGAGAAATGCAATTGCTAATCCAAGCACTTTAATTGAAAGTATCAGTAGCTATACTGAACCAACTAATCAAATTACTCAAAATGAACTAGCTCCAGGTGAGGACTACATTATACTTCCATTATATTCTGCAAAAAGGAAAGCTTCAAGACAAAATCATATAGTTCCTGAAAAAAGCCAATTAAATCAATGGAATGCAGGTGGAAGAGCTAGAGACTATGGGGAAGTATATATACCTATACCTGCAGACATTAGAGATTTAGCACCAAACTTTCTCCCACCAAGGGAAGTTCCATTCACGTTAGTAATTCCTAGTGGAGAAGAGCTCTCTGCAAAAGTCTGTCAGGATAATGGAAAAGCACTAATGACCAACCCAAATAATGCGCTATCAGATTGGATGTTAAGAGATATTCTAAATTTAGGAGAAGGGGAAATTTTAACTTATGATAGACTTATTGAGATTGGTTATGATAGTGTTAAAATAACAAAAACAACAGATAATAAATTTTACATAGATTTTACAAAGTTAGATGAGTATGAAACATTTTTAGAAGCATTTTAA
- the dcm gene encoding DNA (cytosine-5-)-methyltransferase, protein MNKKFTVGSLYAGIGGICLGFKKAKFNILWANEYDKNACVTYRQNFSHQLYENDIISFDINKLKKIDVLAAGFPCQPFSVAGYRKGFTDDRGNHFFRIMEIVDLIRPKVVFLENVKNLVGHDHGNTFKVIQESLESRGYTFDAKVLNTKDYGDIPHNRERIFMVCFDKNILQYPDNFKFQFPKKDPLKRKIKDLIIHEKVDDKFYYGKDKYMYHMLEETMTKEDTIYQFRRQYVRENKSNVCPTLTANMGTGGHNVPMVKTEFGFRKLTPRECFRFQGFPDDFKLPEIANSHLYKQAGNSVSVPVIERLAGKIFDVLESKIL, encoded by the coding sequence ATGAATAAAAAATTCACAGTAGGAAGCTTGTATGCTGGTATAGGAGGAATTTGTTTAGGATTTAAAAAAGCAAAATTTAATATTTTATGGGCAAATGAATATGATAAGAATGCATGTGTAACATATAGACAGAATTTTTCCCATCAACTATATGAGAATGATATTATATCTTTTGATATTAATAAGCTAAAGAAAATTGATGTGCTAGCTGCAGGATTTCCATGTCAGCCCTTTTCAGTAGCTGGTTATAGAAAAGGATTTACAGATGATAGGGGAAACCATTTTTTTCGTATAATGGAGATTGTTGATCTAATTAGACCTAAAGTAGTTTTCTTAGAAAATGTAAAAAACTTAGTGGGGCATGACCATGGTAATACCTTTAAGGTTATACAAGAAAGCTTGGAAAGCAGAGGTTATACATTTGATGCAAAAGTTTTAAACACTAAAGATTATGGAGATATTCCTCATAATAGGGAGAGAATCTTTATGGTTTGTTTTGATAAAAACATTTTACAGTACCCAGATAATTTTAAGTTTCAGTTTCCTAAAAAAGACCCTTTAAAAAGGAAAATAAAAGATCTTATTATTCATGAAAAAGTTGATGATAAGTTTTACTATGGAAAAGATAAATATATGTATCACATGTTAGAAGAAACTATGACAAAAGAAGATACTATTTATCAGTTCAGAAGGCAGTATGTAAGGGAAAATAAATCTAATGTATGTCCAACACTTACTGCAAACATGGGAACAGGAGGACACAATGTTCCTATGGTTAAAACAGAATTTGGCTTTAGAAAGTTAACTCCAAGAGAATGTTTTAGATTTCAAGGTTTTCCAGATGATTTTAAGCTTCCTGAGATTGCAAATTCACACTTATACAAACAAGCAGGTAATTCTGTAAGTGTTCCTGTTATTGAAAGACTTGCAGGTAAAATTTTTGATGTACTTGAGTCAAAGATCCTTTAA
- a CDS encoding LlaJI family restriction endonuclease has protein sequence MNNPVIYIEQKSYTKSELLISFSEEELFTLGLRGIIEQSNTYYKFTFVGVVSVRSVAFAVIPKIYTRELKESALLTIKTLKRYTKTNRHLFDGIDFFNIEPDNPECSELAIAEFLLEDFQSNGIYTYRDRLYEINGNGDIHWVHTVNDIDPIYSSGQPVYTDTINHTIIEDIFNLTAAIQKWGLNYISEKYSVFLGIDLINFDFDYEENLSEIGNPEQLINHLLKLLQTVYTDREIYLIKSLIFLIRSKTGALENDMSLYGTKAYSTIWEDICKQIWKYKHSKNSYFPRPKWDILGNNYESKSILLPDIIINDNENNTYLFDAKYYSLKFKSTLSGEPGYKDILKQFQYQQHIENKIEKAIGNFFLFPANEDEFSELKEDEHAVIINNIILIGDIKYELYPGKKILIILCPFKDWQQMYLENKSLEVTNLKELIS, from the coding sequence TTGAATAATCCTGTTATTTATATTGAACAAAAGTCATATACTAAGTCTGAATTGTTGATTTCTTTTTCAGAAGAGGAATTATTCACATTAGGCTTAAGAGGTATAATTGAGCAGAGTAATACCTATTATAAGTTTACTTTTGTTGGGGTTGTATCTGTACGAAGTGTCGCATTTGCTGTTATACCTAAAATATACACTAGAGAGCTAAAAGAGTCTGCCTTATTAACAATTAAAACTTTAAAAAGATATACAAAAACCAATAGACATCTATTTGATGGAATTGATTTTTTCAACATAGAGCCTGATAATCCTGAATGTTCTGAATTAGCAATTGCAGAGTTCTTATTAGAGGACTTTCAAAGTAATGGAATTTACACTTACAGAGATAGACTGTACGAAATAAATGGGAATGGAGACATTCACTGGGTTCATACAGTTAATGATATTGATCCAATCTATTCTTCTGGTCAGCCAGTTTATACTGATACTATAAATCACACTATAATTGAAGATATATTTAACTTAACAGCAGCTATTCAAAAGTGGGGGTTAAATTATATTTCAGAAAAATATTCAGTATTTCTAGGAATAGATCTTATTAATTTTGATTTTGATTACGAAGAGAATCTAAGTGAAATAGGAAATCCAGAGCAGCTAATAAATCATCTTCTAAAGTTATTACAAACTGTTTATACTGACAGAGAAATATATTTAATAAAATCATTAATATTCTTAATTAGAAGTAAGACTGGAGCTTTGGAAAATGATATGTCTTTGTATGGTACAAAAGCATATTCAACTATTTGGGAAGACATATGTAAGCAGATATGGAAGTACAAGCATTCAAAAAACTCTTATTTTCCAAGACCTAAATGGGATATTTTAGGTAATAATTATGAATCTAAAAGTATATTATTACCAGATATTATTATAAATGATAATGAAAATAATACCTATCTATTTGATGCAAAGTATTACAGCCTAAAATTTAAAAGCACTCTATCTGGAGAACCAGGATACAAAGACATTTTAAAACAGTTTCAATACCAACAGCATATTGAGAATAAAATAGAAAAAGCAATTGGAAACTTTTTTCTTTTCCCAGCAAATGAGGATGAATTTTCAGAACTTAAAGAAGATGAGCATGCTGTTATAATTAATAATATAATATTGATTGGAGATATTAAATACGAGTTATACCCAGGTAAAAAAATATTAATTATTTTATGTCCATTTAAAGACTGGCAGCAGATGTATCTGGAGAATAAAAGCTTAGAAGTTACAAATTTAAAAGAGCTAATTTCTTAA
- a CDS encoding DEAD/DEAH box helicase, which translates to MESTNSHFDGFPIDFKEINKEDFPDFSVSDKVVISPNDDGFIGQAIIDNIDLQEKNTVVINAAVGQGKTTAIMEVVKDYYDNTDYLIFIVSPFTSLVEQYYKKTASIGIPEEDIYRYELIGKDMSRDAWNSRVQIATVNCLLGNPGEESLINSEAKRNYINYLKRMCEESGKKVVFIYDEIHDSIHNFKERYIFNLWKWKNVIHKNFILSATYNEASKVVIEYLAELTDDKIQIIESERKVFMDKQSELFLHFNTASSYSESNDGIQAIVEDLVRKGKKIDILSYSKNLADKICNNIDSGIGKLLFDAFGEINNCTSDSKYSFGDIFVNRYNPEKCNVGTNFKSGVSIEKEDHALIIILPPLGTKGNLSNYGIFSDGVNSIIQALARQRTKGEIHIVLPPPDKFDSTTLMMSEELKERFMDSYEVHQDYKASNDRLVQYYSFNQQDELLKTFYDEVIHENVRDEEQHIQTLSRENKLSLTFPSYKNYKILEGEKYFPKYHKFFGGDLSSFILYSALTNQFVNCRLADTNAKSLLIFEEGKIQWKLEQFLKEYLDENFLWLLQTTTSKYFYNYLKDEIFSNYKVFYKDSVGRKEIIKDSHKNFEQQLIAFVQRKFYPQNKIFNFQFYSTSGFVIDASYPRGEYLMSCISHALKMNETPDDILDSDKLVVQAYLDLNYFREKMLNSIITTRRGQRCFPNDVPENFILPDEMDRYSRMIEVLITYDPVISKNLFDFKNLFTRSNYSQAERIKGFYNYMKVDFFKGKAKKFKSSTMNGYYFIIEEDVVLPDSNLVMNFLSVEDFSIPEEAMPTLIIDADGNPFIQYLNGDREAFSIS; encoded by the coding sequence ATGGAGTCAACTAATAGCCATTTTGATGGTTTTCCTATAGATTTTAAAGAAATAAATAAGGAGGATTTTCCAGATTTTTCTGTGAGTGATAAAGTAGTAATAAGTCCAAACGATGATGGGTTTATTGGTCAGGCTATTATCGATAATATAGATTTGCAAGAAAAAAATACAGTAGTTATTAATGCTGCAGTAGGTCAGGGTAAAACTACAGCTATAATGGAAGTGGTAAAAGACTATTATGATAATACTGATTATTTAATATTCATAGTTTCACCATTTACGAGTTTAGTTGAGCAATACTATAAAAAAACTGCTAGTATAGGAATACCCGAAGAGGATATTTATAGATATGAGCTAATTGGTAAGGATATGTCTAGAGATGCGTGGAATAGTAGGGTTCAGATTGCTACAGTGAATTGTTTATTAGGTAATCCAGGAGAGGAATCTTTAATAAACAGCGAAGCTAAAAGAAACTATATAAACTACTTAAAGCGAATGTGTGAAGAAAGTGGAAAAAAGGTAGTTTTTATCTATGATGAAATCCATGATTCCATTCATAATTTTAAAGAAAGATATATTTTCAACTTATGGAAATGGAAAAATGTCATTCATAAGAATTTTATATTAAGCGCCACTTACAATGAAGCTTCTAAGGTTGTAATAGAGTATCTGGCTGAGCTTACAGATGATAAAATTCAAATTATAGAATCTGAAAGAAAAGTGTTTATGGATAAGCAATCAGAATTATTTTTACATTTTAATACTGCAAGTAGTTATTCAGAAAGTAATGATGGTATACAAGCAATAGTTGAGGATTTAGTTAGAAAAGGAAAGAAAATAGATATTCTTTCATATTCTAAAAATCTTGCAGATAAAATATGTAATAATATAGATTCAGGTATTGGTAAGTTATTGTTTGATGCTTTTGGGGAGATTAACAATTGTACTTCAGATAGTAAATATTCATTTGGAGATATATTCGTAAATAGGTATAATCCTGAGAAATGTAATGTAGGGACAAACTTTAAATCTGGAGTAAGTATTGAAAAAGAAGATCATGCTTTAATCATAATTCTTCCTCCATTAGGTACAAAAGGAAATTTAAGTAATTATGGAATATTTTCAGATGGAGTAAATTCCATTATCCAAGCTTTAGCAAGACAAAGAACTAAAGGAGAAATTCATATTGTTCTCCCTCCACCTGATAAGTTTGATTCGACTACATTAATGATGTCTGAGGAATTAAAAGAAAGATTTATGGATTCCTATGAAGTACATCAGGATTACAAAGCCTCAAATGATAGATTAGTACAATATTATTCTTTTAATCAACAGGATGAACTGCTTAAAACTTTTTATGATGAAGTAATTCATGAAAATGTTAGAGATGAAGAGCAACATATACAAACCTTATCAAGAGAAAATAAACTTTCACTAACTTTTCCTAGTTATAAAAACTATAAAATTTTGGAGGGAGAAAAGTATTTTCCAAAATATCATAAATTTTTTGGTGGAGATTTATCTTCATTTATCTTATATTCTGCATTAACAAATCAATTCGTTAATTGTAGACTTGCAGATACAAATGCTAAATCTCTCTTGATTTTTGAAGAAGGGAAGATTCAATGGAAATTAGAGCAATTTTTAAAAGAGTATCTAGATGAAAATTTTTTGTGGCTTCTTCAGACTACTACATCAAAGTATTTTTATAATTATCTTAAGGATGAGATATTTAGTAATTATAAAGTTTTCTATAAAGATTCTGTTGGAAGAAAAGAGATAATTAAGGATTCTCATAAAAATTTTGAACAACAGCTGATAGCTTTTGTCCAAAGGAAGTTTTATCCCCAAAATAAGATTTTTAATTTTCAGTTTTACTCTACTAGTGGGTTTGTTATAGATGCTTCTTATCCTAGAGGGGAATATTTAATGTCATGTATATCACATGCTTTAAAAATGAATGAAACTCCAGATGATATTTTAGACAGTGATAAATTAGTGGTACAAGCTTATTTGGACTTAAATTATTTTAGAGAAAAAATGTTGAACTCAATAATCACAACTAGAAGAGGTCAAAGGTGCTTTCCTAATGATGTACCAGAGAATTTTATTTTACCTGATGAAATGGACAGGTATAGTAGAATGATTGAAGTCTTAATTACTTATGACCCTGTTATTAGTAAAAACCTGTTTGATTTTAAGAATCTATTTACAAGAAGTAATTATTCACAAGCTGAAAGAATTAAAGGTTTTTATAATTATATGAAAGTTGATTTTTTTAAAGGAAAGGCTAAAAAATTTAAAAGCTCAACAATGAATGGGTATTATTTTATAATAGAGGAGGATGTGGTTCTTCCAGATTCTAATTTAGTAATGAACTTTCTTAGTGTAGAAGATTTTAGTATTCCTGAAGAAGCAATGCCAACCTTAATAATAGATGCTGATGGAAACCCTTTTATTCAATATCTAAATGGAGATAGAGAGGCATTTAGCATTTCTTAA
- a CDS encoding AAA family ATPase, translated as MRQGEQKKEMANFLAAEKTTRDIYSNEENRYVIRFSSIQRKNNNYWFTINSDNIDSYKEHEVTAFILFGPKGYFNIPSSIINDLINGFHGVPKDGKYHFHITLDNKTLKSTESNSFDISQYFSELPPILKIYYDMYIIKDPMAIHYYSFKTTVTSIDRASPGEDEFEFGGIYQHEAITNTGDIVFFNQHGDNPEWAFGLSAICIITHGPYAKGYDTNNPRYFKIKLKPLLILPKVLSRHEFIGYFNSYSIPFIGPMIKNEQNQANSSITIEQARNLIGILLDIFPELEDEITTIFGNKFHITNLRAIEGGFMKLNTISNIEVNPNSISEDFPKNLILYGAPGTGKSYEMNKRANELFPNELLYKRVTFHSSYSYRNFVGSYKPKPLYKETGVTIFNSDRVTINEHKVEPVIEYTFEPGPFLILYERAVKNPDHNFLLLIEELNRANTTAVFGELFQLLDRNDNGESEYPITLETSIYDYLRGRNIAETEIKIPSNLYIWATMNNADQGVLPLDTAFKRRWSFEHLGINKSEIHINDVNINMPFLEGKPELKWNTFRRIINQKLLELGIHEDKLVGPFFLNKREITNQKSVKNKLLLYLKEDVLRYKTGIFKSSLKTFSEIAEEYDKGNNVFDETLAFE; from the coding sequence ATGAGACAAGGAGAACAAAAAAAAGAAATGGCAAATTTCTTAGCTGCTGAAAAAACTACAAGAGATATTTATTCAAATGAAGAAAATAGATATGTAATAAGATTTTCAAGTATTCAAAGGAAAAACAATAACTATTGGTTCACTATTAATAGTGATAATATTGATTCTTATAAAGAACATGAGGTAACAGCATTTATTCTTTTTGGACCCAAAGGATATTTCAATATTCCTTCATCTATTATTAATGATCTAATCAATGGATTCCATGGTGTACCAAAGGATGGAAAATATCACTTTCATATTACTCTAGATAATAAAACATTAAAGAGTACTGAAAGTAATTCTTTTGATATTAGTCAATACTTTAGTGAGCTTCCACCTATATTAAAAATATATTATGATATGTATATTATAAAGGATCCTATGGCTATACATTATTACTCATTTAAAACAACTGTTACATCAATAGATAGAGCTAGTCCAGGTGAAGATGAATTTGAATTTGGAGGAATTTATCAGCATGAAGCAATAACTAATACTGGCGATATTGTTTTTTTTAACCAACATGGTGACAATCCTGAGTGGGCTTTTGGATTAAGTGCTATTTGTATTATTACTCATGGACCCTATGCTAAAGGTTATGACACTAACAACCCAAGATATTTCAAAATTAAGTTAAAACCATTGCTTATTTTACCTAAAGTGCTTTCTAGACACGAATTCATTGGTTATTTTAATAGTTATAGCATTCCTTTTATAGGACCAATGATAAAAAATGAGCAAAATCAGGCTAACAGTAGCATAACAATAGAACAAGCCAGAAACTTAATTGGTATTTTACTTGACATCTTTCCAGAACTTGAAGATGAAATAACAACAATTTTTGGAAATAAATTTCACATTACTAATCTTAGAGCTATTGAGGGAGGATTTATGAAACTAAATACGATTTCAAACATAGAAGTAAATCCTAATTCTATTTCAGAAGACTTCCCTAAAAATCTAATATTATATGGAGCCCCTGGAACAGGTAAAAGTTATGAAATGAACAAAAGAGCAAATGAGCTCTTCCCTAATGAACTTTTATACAAAAGAGTTACATTCCACTCGAGTTATTCATATAGAAACTTTGTTGGTTCATATAAACCCAAACCTCTATACAAAGAAACAGGAGTAACAATATTTAATTCTGACAGGGTTACTATTAATGAACATAAGGTTGAACCTGTTATTGAATATACCTTTGAACCTGGACCTTTTTTAATATTGTATGAGAGAGCAGTCAAAAATCCAGATCACAATTTTTTATTACTGATAGAAGAGTTGAATAGAGCTAACACTACTGCTGTTTTTGGAGAGCTATTTCAACTGCTTGATAGAAATGATAATGGAGAGAGTGAATATCCTATTACCTTAGAAACTTCAATATATGATTATCTAAGAGGGAGAAATATTGCTGAGACTGAAATTAAAATCCCTTCAAATCTATATATATGGGCAACCATGAATAATGCAGATCAAGGAGTATTACCTCTTGATACAGCTTTTAAAAGACGCTGGAGCTTTGAACATCTAGGAATTAATAAGAGTGAAATCCATATAAATGATGTTAATATCAATATGCCTTTCCTTGAAGGCAAGCCAGAACTTAAATGGAATACTTTTAGAAGAATCATAAACCAAAAGCTTCTTGAGCTTGGAATTCATGAAGATAAACTTGTAGGTCCTTTCTTTTTAAATAAAAGAGAAATTACAAATCAGAAATCAGTTAAAAACAAACTGCTTCTGTATCTAAAAGAAGATGTTTTAAGATATAAAACTGGAATATTTAAAAGTTCTTTGAAGACCTTTTCTGAAATAGCAGAAGAGTATGATAAAGGAAATAATGTGTTTGATGAAACTTTAGCTTTTGAATAA
- a CDS encoding AAA family ATPase yields MQLRQSQRQQVKLRLGLSGASGFGKTKSALLLAYGMTQDWSKIAVIDTENSSASLYSDLGNYNVLDLQAPYSPERYIQAIELCEKSGIEVIIIDSASHEWNGSGGCLEIHEKLGGRFQDWANVTPRHQAFINKILQSSCHIITTTRRKMDYSLDIGSNGKTKVVKHGTKEITRDGFEYELTINFELVNDNHLAKASKDRTGLFMNKPEFLITPQTGKVILDWCNSGTINPTQVTSSMPKQSYLGANEINTLISKIGDCNTINDLLALYKQFPQYQEDLKSEYEARKSFLIKLSNPQNFSTNGIHR; encoded by the coding sequence ATGCAATTAAGACAATCACAAAGACAACAGGTAAAGCTCAGATTAGGATTATCCGGAGCAAGTGGATTTGGAAAAACCAAATCAGCCTTATTATTAGCCTATGGAATGACACAAGACTGGAGCAAAATAGCTGTTATAGATACAGAAAATTCCTCTGCTTCCTTATATTCAGACCTGGGAAATTATAATGTTTTGGACTTACAAGCACCTTATAGCCCTGAAAGATATATCCAGGCTATTGAATTATGCGAGAAATCAGGCATTGAAGTTATTATCATAGATTCAGCTAGCCATGAATGGAATGGCTCTGGTGGATGCTTAGAAATTCATGAGAAATTAGGTGGCAGGTTTCAGGATTGGGCTAATGTAACTCCAAGGCATCAAGCATTCATCAACAAGATATTACAGTCAAGCTGTCATATCATTACCACCACAAGAAGAAAGATGGATTATTCTTTAGATATTGGTAGCAATGGTAAGACTAAAGTCGTGAAACATGGAACAAAAGAAATCACTAGGGATGGCTTTGAATATGAACTCACTATCAATTTTGAATTAGTTAATGATAATCATTTGGCTAAAGCAAGTAAGGATAGAACAGGACTATTCATGAATAAACCTGAGTTTCTGATAACCCCTCAAACTGGTAAGGTGATTCTTGACTGGTGTAATTCAGGAACTATTAACCCAACCCAGGTAACCTCTTCTATGCCTAAACAAAGTTACCTGGGTGCTAATGAGATTAACACTCTGATTAGTAAAATTGGAGATTGCAACACAATTAATGACCTTTTGGCTCTTTACAAACAATTTCCCCAATATCAGGAAGATTTAAAATCTGAATATGAAGCCAGAAAATCATTTTTAATCAAATTATCCAACCCTCAAAACTTTTCAACTAATGGAATACACAGATAA
- a CDS encoding helix-turn-helix domain-containing protein — protein MEKVDFQIALGKRIRQLREEKKMSQAELALLCNFEKSNMNRIETGKTCPSSFTLYKISISLEVKLSEITNVIE, from the coding sequence ATGGAAAAAGTAGACTTTCAAATAGCTTTAGGTAAGAGGATAAGACAGCTAAGAGAAGAGAAAAAGATGTCTCAGGCTGAGCTGGCTTTGTTATGCAATTTTGAGAAGTCTAACATGAATAGAATTGAGACAGGCAAAACTTGTCCAAGTAGTTTTACTTTATATAAAATTTCAATCAGCTTAGAGGTTAAGCTCTCTGAAATCACCAATGTTATTGAATAA
- a CDS encoding very short patch repair endonuclease yields the protein MDNLTPEQRRKNMQAIKSKETKEEVLLAKALWNLGYRYRKNNKKILGKPDISFSKYKIAIFVDGEFFHGKDWETQKNRIKTNRDYWIPKIERNIQRDKEVTEYLLSNNWRVIRFWSKEVKKNLSSCLEIIQQEISKLKKN from the coding sequence ATGGATAATTTAACACCAGAACAAAGGAGAAAAAATATGCAAGCAATTAAGAGCAAAGAGACTAAGGAAGAAGTACTGCTTGCAAAAGCTTTATGGAATTTGGGTTACAGATATAGAAAAAATAATAAAAAAATACTTGGAAAGCCTGACATAAGTTTTTCCAAATATAAAATAGCTATATTCGTAGATGGTGAATTTTTCCATGGAAAAGATTGGGAAACTCAAAAAAATAGAATAAAAACTAATAGAGACTATTGGATTCCAAAAATTGAAAGAAATATACAGAGGGATAAAGAGGTCACTGAATACCTACTATCAAACAATTGGAGAGTGATAAGATTCTGGAGTAAAGAAGTTAAAAAAAATCTTTCTTCCTGCTTAGAAATAATTCAACAAGAAATCTCAAAATTAAAGAAGAATTAA
- a CDS encoding DUF3871 family protein, producing the protein MEYTDNTAVMELHNVQRSSHLNLEAVNIQEAEVFYPSKMNECKEVEPRSVQPLLISDTVSTTIGTTGSAYAHKPFIEANTLQVDLSHLKSDCIIPVFSKDNEKTIAHQEFIDIVMNTILKLFPHHSISNPEIRVSHQIKGRTPDAIYKSAKELLDHEKTIYYERMAFIIQIPSIVDTINGNELALTLGGVRSYNLENLYNKKTFEKFKFFIGFQNKVCCNLCVSSDGFVEEMRVGNYHELQEKVTHVIQNYNAKSHLEVMKSLSHSYLTEHQFAQLLGRSRLYQHLPKKERLAIPSLNFNDSQLSTVAKDYYEDENFCRNDDGDINLWNVYNLFTQANKSSYIDTFLDRNLNAFEFSKGIQKLLNGNSNYHWFLS; encoded by the coding sequence ATGGAATACACAGATAATACAGCAGTAATGGAACTGCACAATGTCCAAAGAAGCAGTCACCTTAACCTGGAGGCTGTAAATATCCAAGAGGCAGAGGTGTTTTATCCAAGCAAAATGAATGAATGTAAGGAGGTTGAACCAAGAAGTGTTCAACCTCTTTTGATTTCTGATACAGTCAGTACAACTATTGGTACAACAGGCTCTGCCTATGCTCATAAGCCATTCATTGAAGCCAACACCTTACAAGTTGATTTAAGCCACCTTAAAAGTGACTGCATCATTCCTGTGTTCAGTAAAGACAATGAAAAGACTATTGCCCATCAAGAGTTTATAGATATTGTGATGAATACAATATTAAAGCTGTTCCCACATCACAGTATCAGCAATCCTGAAATTAGGGTATCACATCAAATCAAGGGCAGGACACCTGATGCCATATACAAAAGTGCTAAGGAATTATTAGACCATGAGAAGACCATTTACTATGAAAGAATGGCTTTTATTATTCAAATACCATCTATTGTAGACACTATCAATGGTAATGAATTAGCTCTAACTTTGGGAGGAGTACGAAGTTATAACCTGGAGAACCTTTACAACAAGAAAACCTTTGAAAAATTCAAGTTCTTCATTGGCTTTCAAAATAAGGTTTGCTGTAATTTATGTGTTAGTTCTGATGGTTTTGTAGAAGAAATGAGAGTTGGAAATTATCATGAACTACAGGAGAAAGTTACCCATGTGATTCAAAACTACAATGCAAAAAGTCATCTGGAGGTTATGAAGTCATTATCTCACAGTTATCTTACAGAGCATCAATTTGCCCAGCTCTTAGGCAGGTCAAGACTGTATCAACATTTACCTAAAAAAGAGAGATTAGCCATACCAAGTCTGAACTTTAATGACAGTCAGCTTAGTACAGTAGCTAAAGACTACTATGAAGATGAAAACTTTTGCAGAAATGATGATGGAGATATTAACCTCTGGAATGTGTATAATCTCTTTACACAGGCTAATAAGAGCAGTTATATAGACACTTTCCTTGACAGGAATTTGAATGCTTTTGAGTTTTCAAAAGGTATTCAGAAACTACTTAATGGTAACTCTAATTATCATTGGTTTTTAAGCTGA